The proteins below are encoded in one region of Armatimonadota bacterium:
- a CDS encoding response regulator transcription factor: MARFRVLIVDDTTLVRQALGSLLERQESVECVGEAATVHEAAAMAAALSPHVVLIDQDTQGFDIYQAVRLLKHRAPSAEVVVLGDEPDDERAFRALEAGACGYVLKDIQVDTLVRAIEGVCNGRTLMHPRVTRRLVERFRALMRERQDGGVRSPAGLTDREIEILAHMTHGATDQEIARRMYLSPTTVKSHIRSIFRKTGTRNRTQAVVYILQSGWRPRPRGSFGHGQPTGGARPDGGDGER, encoded by the coding sequence ATGGCGAGGTTTCGCGTCCTGATCGTGGACGACACGACGCTGGTGCGGCAGGCGCTGGGCAGCCTGCTCGAGCGTCAGGAGTCCGTCGAGTGCGTCGGTGAGGCCGCCACGGTCCACGAGGCCGCGGCCATGGCGGCTGCACTCTCCCCGCACGTCGTCCTGATAGACCAAGACACGCAGGGGTTCGACATCTACCAGGCGGTGCGATTGCTCAAGCATCGGGCACCGTCCGCCGAGGTCGTCGTGCTGGGCGACGAGCCCGACGACGAGCGGGCGTTCCGGGCCCTCGAGGCGGGGGCCTGCGGGTACGTGCTCAAGGACATCCAGGTGGACACCCTCGTGCGCGCCATCGAGGGTGTGTGCAACGGGCGCACCCTGATGCATCCGCGCGTGACGCGCCGCCTGGTGGAGCGGTTTCGCGCTCTGATGCGGGAGAGACAAGACGGCGGCGTCCGGTCGCCGGCAGGTCTGACGGATCGGGAAATCGAGATCCTGGCGCACATGACGCACGGCGCGACCGACCAGGAGATCGCCCGCCGGATGTACCTCAGCCCGACGACCGTCAAGAGTCACATACGGTCGATCTTCCGCAAGACCGGCACGCGCAACCGGACGCAGGCGGTCGTGTACATACTCCAGAGCGGGTGGCGGCCTCGCCCCAGAGGATCTTTCGGGCACGGCCAGCCGACGGGCGGCGCGCGTCCGGACGGGGGAGACGGTGAGCGGTGA
- a CDS encoding TIM barrel protein — translation MDVRVGTAPISWGICEIPGWGPQLPYTRVLDEISLAGYAGTELGPLGFLPQDPARLRDELQSRDLVLAAAFVPLELSDPACYEVCEQSVRKAAALLQGLDAREILLADAGDDWRRSIAGRPDLTICHGVPPDVWPGYVKRVVGLARLCTDVYGLRASFHPHGGSYVEHPKEIARLMDDTDPDTLWLCLDTGHVAFGGGDPVALAREYTARIGHVHLKDVDLDRLHALLERGADYVTAARRGVFVELGAGSVDLPGIAAALRLSGYRGWVVVEQDRVVDTSTKTLGSARHNRDAVRWLFDA, via the coding sequence GTGGACGTCCGTGTCGGAACGGCGCCGATCAGTTGGGGGATCTGTGAGATCCCAGGTTGGGGTCCCCAGCTGCCGTACACGCGCGTGCTCGACGAGATCTCGCTGGCAGGGTACGCGGGGACCGAGCTGGGGCCGTTGGGGTTTCTTCCCCAGGACCCCGCGCGCTTGCGCGACGAACTGCAAAGCCGCGATCTGGTTCTGGCGGCGGCCTTCGTCCCCCTTGAGCTCTCCGATCCGGCATGCTACGAGGTCTGCGAGCAGTCGGTCCGCAAGGCGGCTGCCCTGTTGCAAGGTCTGGATGCGCGCGAGATCCTGCTCGCCGACGCCGGGGACGACTGGCGCCGCTCGATCGCCGGGCGACCGGATCTGACCATTTGCCACGGGGTCCCACCCGACGTGTGGCCGGGCTACGTCAAGCGGGTCGTAGGTCTAGCGCGCCTGTGCACCGATGTCTACGGGTTGCGGGCTTCCTTCCACCCCCACGGTGGCAGCTACGTGGAGCACCCAAAAGAGATCGCCCGGCTGATGGACGACACCGATCCGGATACCCTGTGGCTGTGTCTGGACACCGGCCACGTCGCGTTCGGCGGTGGGGACCCGGTGGCTCTCGCACGCGAGTACACGGCGCGGATCGGCCACGTCCACCTCAAGGACGTCGATCTGGACCGGCTGCACGCCCTCCTCGAGCGGGGGGCGGACTACGTGACCGCCGCCCGACGAGGGGTATTCGTCGAGCTCGGTGCCGGATCGGTCGACCTGCCCGGGATCGCCGCCGCGCTACGGCTTTCGGGCTACCGCGGCTGGGTGGTCGTCGAGCAAGACCGCGTCGTCGACACTTCGACCAAGACGCTGGGCAGCGCGCGGCACAATCGGGATGCGGTACGCTGGCTGTTTGACGCCTGA
- the iolB gene encoding 5-deoxy-glucuronate isomerase — MLAPQGFLPAAYKVFLVPQATRSFLVRPRIGPDRTGLVNRVTAQDAGWESLNTEMWRLGREQTWQAATGENEAVLVVLGGRISVRSNRGRWPVVGRRRDVFAGMPHALYLPRRTEFEVTAVSPLAELAWAWAPTDRDHDARCIGPADVETEIRGGHNATRQINRILPPGFPCHRLVCVEVYTPGGNWSSYPPHKHDAHRTDDSGDVVEADLDEVYCYRFDRPEGFALQRLYAADGSFDVALVARQDDIVLVPEGYHPVSAAYGYTCYYLNFLAGSAQSLANSEDPHHEWVKHTWSDRDPRVPIVTHAMEEGDDG, encoded by the coding sequence TTGCTCGCACCGCAAGGATTTCTTCCCGCCGCGTACAAAGTCTTCCTCGTGCCCCAGGCCACACGCAGCTTCCTCGTGCGCCCACGCATCGGGCCCGATCGCACGGGTCTGGTCAACCGTGTGACGGCCCAAGACGCTGGATGGGAATCGCTCAACACCGAGATGTGGCGCCTGGGAAGGGAACAGACTTGGCAGGCGGCGACCGGCGAGAACGAGGCGGTGCTGGTGGTGCTCGGAGGTCGCATCTCCGTCCGGTCGAACCGCGGGCGCTGGCCGGTCGTCGGAAGGCGGCGCGACGTGTTCGCCGGGATGCCGCATGCGTTGTACCTGCCGAGGAGAACCGAATTCGAGGTGACGGCGGTCTCGCCGCTGGCAGAACTGGCGTGGGCGTGGGCGCCGACGGATCGAGACCACGACGCTCGATGCATCGGCCCGGCCGACGTCGAGACCGAGATCCGGGGCGGGCACAACGCCACCCGGCAGATCAACCGCATCTTGCCGCCGGGGTTCCCGTGCCACCGGCTCGTGTGCGTCGAGGTCTACACGCCGGGAGGAAACTGGAGCAGCTACCCGCCGCACAAGCACGATGCCCATCGCACCGACGATTCGGGCGACGTGGTGGAGGCAGATCTGGATGAGGTCTACTGCTACCGGTTCGATCGACCGGAAGGGTTCGCACTCCAGCGGCTGTACGCCGCGGACGGGTCGTTCGACGTCGCGCTCGTCGCCCGGCAGGACGACATCGTCCTCGTGCCGGAAGGCTATCACCCGGTGAGCGCCGCGTACGGATACACCTGTTACTACCTGAACTTCCTCGCCGGGTCGGCCCAGTCGCTGGCGAACAGCGAGGATCCGCACCACGAGTGGGTGAAGCACACGTGGTCGGATCGCGATCCGCGCGTGCCCATTGTCACGCACGCGATGGAGGAAGGCGACGATGGGTGA
- the iolC gene encoding 5-dehydro-2-deoxygluconokinase gives MGERRWDVLAMGRSSIDLYANDIGAPFPQIRSFAAYVGGCPTNISVGTRRLGLRSALLTAIGDDPVGDFVLAFLNAEGVETGFVARKPGRRTSAVLLGIEPPDRFPLVFYRDNCADIAIDVDDVLGAPLGDARLVLITGTGLSAEPSRSATLYAAELAASAGAAVFVDLDLRPTLWHDPRAFGPTLRSALRCAEAAIGTEEEVCAAAGADGIGEAVRRLQDAGARTVVVKQGARGSTVFDGAREMHADPFPVDVCNVLGAGDAFASGLIYGFLRGWDWHRAARMGNACGAIVVTRHGCANFMPYEQETLDFVRARGGF, from the coding sequence ATGGGTGAGCGCCGGTGGGACGTGCTGGCGATGGGCCGCAGCTCCATCGACCTCTACGCCAACGACATTGGGGCACCGTTTCCCCAGATCCGCAGCTTCGCCGCGTACGTCGGGGGTTGCCCCACGAACATCAGCGTCGGGACGCGCCGGTTGGGGCTGCGCAGTGCGCTGCTGACCGCGATCGGTGACGATCCGGTCGGCGACTTCGTGCTGGCGTTCCTGAACGCAGAGGGGGTGGAGACGGGTTTCGTGGCACGCAAACCGGGACGCCGTACGAGCGCCGTGCTGCTCGGCATCGAGCCACCGGACCGGTTTCCGCTGGTCTTCTACAGGGACAACTGCGCCGACATCGCCATCGACGTCGACGACGTGCTGGGCGCGCCCTTGGGCGATGCGCGGTTGGTGCTGATCACCGGCACGGGCCTGTCTGCGGAGCCGAGCCGGTCGGCGACCCTGTATGCGGCAGAACTCGCCGCGTCCGCGGGCGCCGCGGTGTTCGTGGACCTCGACCTGCGACCCACCCTCTGGCACGATCCCCGCGCCTTCGGCCCGACTTTGCGCAGTGCCCTGCGATGCGCGGAGGCGGCGATCGGCACGGAGGAGGAGGTGTGCGCGGCTGCGGGCGCCGACGGCATCGGGGAAGCCGTCCGCCGATTGCAGGATGCCGGTGCTCGGACCGTGGTCGTCAAGCAGGGAGCCCGCGGGTCGACGGTCTTCGACGGTGCGCGGGAGATGCACGCCGATCCGTTCCCGGTCGACGTCTGCAACGTGCTGGGAGCCGGGGATGCGTTTGCGAGCGGGCTCATCTACGGCTTTCTGCGCGGGTGGGACTGGCACCGGGCCGCGCGCATGGGCAATGCCTGCGGCGCCATCGTCGTCACGCGCCACGGGTGTGCCAACTTCATGCCCTACGAACAGGAAACGCTGGATTTCGTGCGGGCCCGGGGCGGGTTCTAG
- the iolD gene encoding 3D-(3,5/4)-trihydroxycyclohexane-1,2-dione acylhydrolase (decyclizing) translates to MKTRRLTMAQALVAFLAAQHVERDGRQIPFFAGVWGILGHGNVAGIGQALQEFPQLRLFTARNEQAMVHAASAFAKMHNRLRAFACTSSIGPGATNMVTGAAAATINRLPVLLLPGDAFARRNVGPVLQQLESPWSQDVSVNDCFRPVSRYWDRIDRPDQLPSALMEAMRVLTSPADVGAVTLALPQDVQAEAWDYPEALFERRVWQIARSRPDAALLRRAAEWIRAARRPLIVAGGGVLYSEAHEALADFASRSGVPVAETQAGKGSLPYDHPQNLGAIGVTGSSAANITAREADLVLAIGTRLTDFTTASKTAFQHPDVRFVNINVCELDAHKHAALPLVADARVALGELAAALADHRIGDDYAAQIAGLRREWHQEVERLTTRRHGPPLSQARVIGIVNAFSRPQDVVVCAAGSLPGDLHKLWRTRDPKGYHLEYGYSCMGYEIAGGLGVKMADPRRDVYVMVGDGSYLMMSSEIVTSIQEGYKLTILLLDNHGFSSIGGLSRVVGSGGFGTEMRLRNLQTGQLDGDILALDFVASAKGLGAHAVRAVTEEDLQAALEESRRQDRTTVIVVEVDGTDRVPAYESWWDVPVAETSQMRTVQEARAAYEENRSKERFWP, encoded by the coding sequence ATGAAGACCCGCCGGCTGACGATGGCCCAGGCGCTCGTGGCGTTCCTCGCCGCGCAGCACGTCGAACGGGACGGTCGCCAGATCCCGTTCTTCGCCGGCGTGTGGGGCATCCTCGGCCACGGGAACGTGGCCGGCATCGGCCAGGCCCTGCAGGAGTTTCCTCAGCTGCGCCTGTTCACGGCCCGCAACGAGCAGGCGATGGTGCACGCCGCCAGCGCGTTCGCGAAGATGCACAACCGGTTGCGGGCCTTCGCGTGCACGTCCTCGATCGGTCCCGGGGCGACGAACATGGTCACCGGCGCCGCCGCGGCCACGATCAACCGGCTGCCGGTGTTGTTGCTGCCCGGTGATGCCTTCGCCCGGCGCAACGTCGGCCCCGTGCTGCAGCAGTTGGAATCCCCGTGGTCGCAGGACGTCTCGGTCAACGACTGCTTCCGTCCGGTCTCCCGCTACTGGGACCGCATCGACCGGCCGGACCAACTGCCATCGGCGTTGATGGAGGCGATGCGCGTGCTGACCTCGCCGGCCGACGTCGGCGCCGTCACGCTCGCCCTGCCGCAGGACGTCCAGGCAGAGGCGTGGGACTACCCCGAGGCACTGTTCGAGCGGCGCGTCTGGCAGATCGCGCGCTCCCGCCCCGATGCGGCTCTGCTCCGGCGCGCCGCCGAGTGGATCCGCGCGGCCCGGCGCCCGCTGATCGTGGCGGGCGGAGGGGTGCTGTACAGCGAGGCGCACGAAGCCCTCGCCGACTTCGCGTCACGAAGCGGAGTCCCGGTTGCTGAGACGCAGGCCGGCAAGGGATCCCTGCCGTATGATCACCCACAGAACCTGGGTGCGATCGGCGTGACCGGGTCTTCGGCTGCCAACATCACCGCGCGCGAAGCCGACTTGGTCCTGGCGATCGGCACCCGTCTCACCGACTTTACCACCGCTTCCAAGACCGCCTTCCAGCACCCGGACGTACGTTTCGTCAACATCAACGTCTGCGAACTCGACGCGCACAAGCACGCGGCTCTCCCGCTGGTCGCCGACGCGCGCGTCGCGCTGGGCGAACTGGCAGCCGCCCTCGCCGACCATCGGATCGGTGACGACTACGCCGCACAGATCGCGGGGTTGCGACGGGAGTGGCACCAGGAGGTCGAGCGCCTCACGACACGCCGGCACGGTCCGCCGCTCAGCCAGGCACGGGTGATCGGGATCGTGAACGCGTTCTCCCGACCGCAAGACGTCGTGGTCTGCGCCGCCGGCAGCCTCCCGGGGGACCTGCACAAGCTGTGGCGCACCCGCGACCCGAAAGGGTACCACCTCGAGTACGGCTACTCCTGCATGGGCTACGAGATCGCCGGCGGTCTGGGTGTCAAGATGGCAGATCCCCGGCGGGACGTCTACGTCATGGTCGGCGACGGCTCGTATCTGATGATGTCCTCGGAGATCGTCACGTCCATCCAGGAAGGCTACAAGCTGACGATCTTGCTGCTGGACAACCACGGGTTCAGCAGCATCGGCGGGCTGTCGCGGGTCGTGGGATCGGGGGGCTTCGGGACCGAGATGCGGTTGCGCAACCTCCAGACCGGGCAGCTGGACGGCGACATCCTGGCGCTGGACTTCGTCGCCAGCGCGAAGGGACTGGGGGCGCACGCGGTCCGGGCTGTCACCGAAGAGGATCTGCAGGCCGCCCTCGAAGAGAGCCGGCGCCAGGATCGCACGACGGTGATCGTGGTCGAGGTCGACGGTACGGACCGCGTTCCCGCATACGAGTCCTGGTGGGACGTACCGGTGGCGGAGACCTCGCAGATGCGCACGGTCCAGGAAGCGCGGGCCGCGTACGAGGAGAACCGATCGAAGGAGAGGTTCTGGCCATGA
- a CDS encoding CoA-acylating methylmalonate-semialdehyde dehydrogenase, which yields MSGVATQEVLNCVGGEWKRPRGTDALPVYDPATGKVITHTTVSTPEDVDEAVCSAASAFEEWRRTPVTERVQYLFRLKRLLEDDLEDLARTVTRECGKTYGEAVGELRRGIENVEVACGIPTLMQGYNNEDVARGIDEHLYRQPLGVVAAITPFNFPGMIPLWFLPYAIACGNTFVLKPSEKVPLTAQKIMRLVERTGLPAGVVNLVNGAKETVDAICDHPGIRAVSFVGSTPVARYVYARSTAAGKRAQCQGGAKNPVIVMPDADWDLVPRVVAESAFGCAGQRCLASSLALVVGDAKQPFLEAMAEVARAMRVGGGLDPEVQMGPVIRAESKARVEGLIGEGAREGARVVVDGRGARIPGYEGGFFVRPTILDGVPPDGVIARTEIFGPVLGLVAVETIDEAIEVVNRQSYGNMACLFTGSGAAARKFRHQARAGNIGINVGVAAPMAFYPFCGIKESFFGDLHGQGKDAVEFYTDKKVVVERWSAG from the coding sequence ATGAGCGGCGTGGCGACGCAGGAAGTGCTCAACTGCGTGGGAGGCGAGTGGAAGCGCCCCCGGGGTACGGATGCACTGCCCGTCTACGATCCTGCGACGGGCAAGGTGATCACCCACACGACGGTGTCCACGCCGGAGGACGTCGACGAGGCAGTGTGCTCGGCCGCCAGCGCGTTCGAAGAGTGGCGGCGCACGCCGGTGACCGAACGCGTGCAGTACCTGTTCCGGCTGAAGCGTTTGCTCGAGGACGACCTGGAGGACCTGGCACGCACCGTGACGCGCGAGTGCGGGAAGACGTACGGGGAAGCGGTTGGCGAGCTGCGCAGGGGCATCGAGAACGTGGAGGTGGCGTGCGGGATCCCCACGCTGATGCAGGGGTACAACAACGAGGACGTGGCACGCGGGATCGACGAGCACCTCTACCGGCAACCGCTGGGTGTGGTGGCGGCGATCACGCCGTTCAACTTCCCGGGGATGATCCCGCTGTGGTTCTTGCCGTATGCGATCGCCTGCGGGAACACGTTTGTGTTGAAGCCGTCCGAAAAGGTGCCGCTCACCGCCCAGAAGATCATGCGCCTCGTGGAGCGCACCGGGCTGCCCGCAGGCGTCGTGAACCTCGTGAATGGCGCCAAGGAGACGGTCGACGCGATCTGTGACCATCCGGGCATCCGGGCGGTGAGCTTCGTGGGGTCCACGCCCGTCGCCCGGTATGTGTACGCACGCTCGACGGCGGCCGGCAAACGCGCGCAGTGCCAGGGTGGGGCGAAGAACCCGGTGATCGTGATGCCCGACGCGGACTGGGATCTCGTGCCGCGGGTGGTGGCAGAATCGGCCTTCGGGTGCGCGGGGCAACGCTGCCTGGCCAGTTCGCTTGCGCTGGTGGTCGGTGACGCCAAGCAACCGTTCCTCGAGGCGATGGCGGAGGTGGCGCGCGCGATGCGGGTCGGCGGTGGCCTGGATCCGGAGGTGCAGATGGGGCCGGTGATCCGCGCGGAGAGCAAGGCGCGCGTCGAAGGCCTGATCGGCGAGGGCGCGAGGGAAGGCGCGCGTGTGGTCGTCGACGGTCGGGGCGCGCGCATTCCGGGCTACGAGGGCGGGTTCTTCGTGCGGCCGACGATCCTCGACGGGGTGCCCCCGGACGGGGTGATCGCGCGGACGGAGATCTTCGGGCCCGTGCTGGGACTGGTGGCAGTGGAGACCATCGACGAGGCCATCGAGGTGGTCAACCGTCAGAGCTACGGGAACATGGCGTGCCTGTTCACGGGCAGCGGGGCGGCCGCGCGGAAGTTCCGCCACCAGGCTCGGGCCGGCAACATCGGCATCAACGTCGGCGTGGCGGCTCCGATGGCCTTCTACCCGTTCTGCGGAATCAAGGAGAGCTTCTTCGGCGACCTGCACGGTCAGGGCAAGGACGCGGTCGAGTTCTACACCGACAAGAAGGTGGTAGTGGAACGGTGGTCCGCTGGCTAG
- a CDS encoding DUF2703 domain-containing protein produces MLEVTFLYFDGCPSHAQALERLRRVLAEVGVQADVEIVRVETDEQAERWRFVGSPTIRINGEDIAPTPPEGPYRLACRTFVTEDGRLSPLPSEATIRRAVQRALSGGPGTVGEQPHEGPGRSHRR; encoded by the coding sequence ATGCTTGAGGTGACGTTCCTGTACTTCGACGGGTGCCCTTCGCACGCGCAGGCGCTGGAGCGCCTGCGCCGCGTGCTCGCCGAGGTGGGCGTGCAGGCCGACGTCGAGATCGTGAGGGTGGAGACCGACGAACAGGCCGAGCGCTGGCGGTTCGTCGGATCGCCGACGATCCGCATCAACGGCGAGGACATCGCGCCCACCCCTCCGGAAGGACCGTACCGGCTCGCCTGCCGCACGTTCGTCACAGAGGACGGACGCCTGTCGCCGCTGCCCTCCGAGGCGACGATCCGCCGCGCCGTGCAGCGAGCGCTGAGCGGCGGGCCGGGGACCGTCGGCGAGCAGCCCCACGAAGGACCAGGCCGTAGCCACCGCCGCTGA
- a CDS encoding thioredoxin family protein — protein sequence MSNLRIGDRAIPFSLPGVDGKTHSLHDYLKDRVVAVIFSCNHCPYVRAWEDRMVAIQRDYADRGVQLLAINANDDVKYPEDSFEKMRERAAEKGFNFPYLRDATQEVARAYGAQRTPEVFLFDREGILRYHGAIDDNYEDPGAVRRHHLREALDSILEGRDPPVTETPPVGCTVKWK from the coding sequence ATGTCGAACCTCAGGATCGGAGATCGGGCGATTCCGTTCAGTCTGCCCGGCGTGGACGGGAAGACCCACAGTCTGCACGACTACCTAAAAGATCGGGTCGTGGCGGTGATCTTCAGTTGCAACCACTGTCCGTACGTGCGGGCGTGGGAGGACCGCATGGTCGCGATCCAGCGCGACTACGCCGACCGCGGCGTCCAGCTGCTGGCGATCAACGCCAACGACGACGTGAAGTACCCGGAGGACAGCTTCGAAAAGATGAGAGAACGGGCGGCGGAGAAAGGCTTCAACTTCCCTTACCTGCGCGACGCGACGCAGGAAGTGGCCCGCGCGTACGGTGCCCAGCGGACGCCGGAGGTGTTTTTGTTCGACCGAGAGGGGATACTCCGCTACCACGGGGCGATCGACGACAACTACGAGGACCCTGGTGCCGTCCGGCGCCACCATCTGCGCGAAGCCCTGGACTCCATCCTGGAAGGTCGCGACCCGCCCGTGACCGAGACTCCGCCCGTCGGGTGCACCGTCAAGTGGAAGTGA
- a CDS encoding O-methyltransferase: MDVLHPRLMPYLEELLPPREPVLAEMEDRARRTGFPIVGPVIGQMFYLLTRLAGARTVFELGSGYGYSTAWFAMAVRDNGGGTVHHVVWDEGLSADARGYFARMDLLPFAEFHIGEAVAALRAREDRFDVIFNDIDKESYPASLPVIKEHLRSGGLLLTDNVLWHGAVLNPKERDGATEAIRIYTRQVFADPDFVASVVPLRDGVLVARRT; encoded by the coding sequence ATGGACGTGCTCCATCCCCGCCTCATGCCGTACCTGGAAGAACTCCTGCCGCCACGCGAACCGGTGTTGGCGGAAATGGAAGACCGCGCCCGCCGGACGGGATTCCCGATCGTCGGACCGGTAATCGGACAGATGTTCTACCTCCTGACACGGCTCGCCGGCGCGCGGACCGTCTTCGAACTGGGATCCGGTTACGGATACTCGACGGCGTGGTTCGCGATGGCCGTGCGCGACAACGGCGGCGGGACCGTCCATCACGTCGTGTGGGACGAAGGATTGTCGGCGGACGCGCGCGGCTACTTCGCCCGCATGGATTTGTTGCCGTTCGCCGAGTTCCACATCGGCGAGGCCGTCGCAGCGCTGCGCGCCCGCGAAGATCGGTTCGACGTGATCTTCAACGACATCGACAAGGAAAGCTACCCGGCCTCGCTTCCGGTCATCAAGGAGCACCTGCGCTCTGGGGGCTTGCTGCTGACGGACAACGTGCTCTGGCACGGCGCGGTTCTGAATCCCAAGGAGCGTGACGGGGCGACGGAGGCGATCCGGATCTACACGCGCCAGGTGTTCGCAGACCCCGATTTCGTCGCAAGCGTCGTACCGCTGCGAGACGGCGTGCTGGTTGCCCGGAGAACCTAG
- a CDS encoding chromate transporter, with protein MQLVWDIFVSFAKVGMLGYGGGPSSIPLMKAEVIGRGWMSETDFLDALAVGNALPGPIATKMSAYIGYRLAGVLGGAAGLAGTVMPSALLMVGLALTFLGIKDHPKVAAMLHAVRPAVVGLLLWTAWDLGPSGVRSWDTLLIALATFAVVSFLRVHPAVAILLAALVGLLLY; from the coding sequence ATGCAGCTCGTGTGGGACATCTTCGTTTCGTTCGCGAAGGTCGGGATGCTGGGATACGGAGGGGGACCCTCCTCGATCCCCCTGATGAAAGCAGAGGTCATCGGGCGTGGCTGGATGAGCGAGACCGACTTCCTGGACGCTCTGGCGGTCGGCAACGCCCTGCCGGGGCCCATCGCGACGAAGATGTCCGCCTACATCGGCTACAGGCTCGCGGGCGTGCTGGGGGGCGCGGCGGGCCTGGCCGGAACCGTAATGCCCTCGGCCCTGCTGATGGTTGGCCTCGCGCTCACGTTCCTCGGCATCAAGGACCACCCGAAGGTCGCCGCGATGCTGCACGCGGTCCGTCCGGCGGTCGTCGGCCTGCTGCTGTGGACGGCGTGGGATTTGGGGCCCAGCGGCGTGCGGTCTTGGGATACGTTGCTGATCGCGCTGGCGACGTTTGCCGTCGTCAGCTTCCTGCGCGTGCATCCTGCCGTCGCGATCCTGCTGGCCGCACTCGTCGGTCTCCTCCTGTATTGA
- a CDS encoding PQQ-dependent sugar dehydrogenase — translation MRVAAGLVLTVALASGVPVASAPQVTTYLRGLEVPWAIAFAPDGRAFVSERPGRVRVVRDGRLDSSPVATLPVAHVGEGGLLGLAVHPEFPRQPFVYVYYTYDQNGLRNRIERLREQDGRLVRDRVILDNIPGARIHDGGRILFGPDGMLYVGTGDAAQRALAQDRQSLAGKILRLTPDGGIPPDNPFPGSAVYSLGHRNVQGLAWHPQTRRLYATEHGPSGELGRAHDEVNLIRPGANYGWPEVVCGTPRAGFVDALACSGEETWAPAGASFVTQGAWRGRLLVANLRGAHLRVFVLSEDGTRVVRQERMLEGFGRLRDVVEGPDGALYVLTSNRDGRGRPADDDDRILRVVLPR, via the coding sequence ATGCGCGTGGCAGCGGGCCTCGTCTTGACGGTCGCGTTGGCGAGCGGGGTGCCGGTGGCCTCGGCCCCACAGGTCACCACCTATCTACGCGGGCTGGAGGTCCCTTGGGCCATCGCGTTCGCGCCGGATGGGCGCGCGTTCGTGTCGGAGCGACCCGGGCGCGTTCGCGTGGTGCGCGACGGACGCCTCGACAGCAGTCCGGTGGCGACGCTTCCTGTGGCGCACGTCGGCGAGGGGGGTCTGCTGGGACTGGCTGTCCACCCTGAGTTCCCGCGGCAGCCGTTTGTGTACGTCTACTACACCTACGACCAGAACGGACTGCGCAATCGCATAGAGCGGCTGCGGGAGCAGGACGGTCGCCTGGTGCGCGACCGCGTCATCCTGGACAACATTCCCGGCGCCCGCATCCACGACGGCGGGCGGATCCTCTTCGGACCGGACGGGATGCTGTATGTCGGGACGGGGGACGCCGCGCAGCGCGCGCTGGCTCAGGACCGGCAATCGCTGGCCGGCAAGATCCTACGGCTGACACCGGACGGCGGCATCCCACCCGACAACCCGTTCCCGGGTTCTGCGGTGTACTCGCTGGGGCACCGCAACGTGCAGGGGCTGGCATGGCATCCACAGACGCGACGGCTGTATGCCACGGAGCACGGCCCCAGCGGTGAGCTCGGCCGCGCGCACGACGAGGTCAACCTCATCCGGCCTGGCGCCAACTACGGCTGGCCGGAGGTCGTGTGCGGGACACCGCGTGCAGGGTTTGTCGATGCGCTGGCCTGCAGCGGGGAGGAGACGTGGGCGCCGGCGGGCGCGAGCTTCGTCACGCAGGGCGCTTGGCGCGGCCGGCTGCTGGTTGCCAACCTGCGCGGAGCCCACCTGCGGGTGTTCGTCCTCAGCGAGGACGGCACCCGCGTCGTGCGACAGGAACGCATGCTGGAAGGTTTCGGACGTCTGCGGGATGTCGTCGAGGGGCCGGACGGAGCCCTGTACGTGCTGACGAGCAATCGCGACGGCCGCGGCCGCCCGGCGGACGACGACGACCGGATCCTGCGGGTGGTGCTGCCCCGCTGA